One Aegilops tauschii subsp. strangulata cultivar AL8/78 chromosome 7, Aet v6.0, whole genome shotgun sequence genomic window carries:
- the LOC109786590 gene encoding acyl transferase 4-like has protein sequence MQLSLNLCGGFAVRISFSQAVFDGQGAAQFLTAVGEGARGLQVPSVTPVWDRDAIPDPPSRPPPQLTEFRLVTQVADISAESIARIKDEFKQAAATSRGEVCSTFDAVMAIVFKCRALALASALPDDAAVRIAFAAGTRHLLRGVLPAVDGYYGNCAYLACVTMAGKAVRKASLAEGVGAVRKAKEAVPAQFAGWMRGVDHYDVPLDYSTVTVSDWSDRVGFHEVDHGFGAPGYVFPLNDHVNFVASLNYVRPPAPKRGGIRVVLCCVEEPHAAAFAVELAKFA, from the exons ATGCAACTCTCTCTCAACTTATGCGGTGGTTTCGCCGTCAGGATCAGCTTCAGCCAGGCGGTGTTCGACGGCCAGGGCGCGGCGCAATTCCTCACGGCGGTGGGGGAGGGAGCGCGGGGGCTCCAGGTGCCGTCAGTGACTCCTGTGTGGGACCGCGACGCGATCCCAGACCCTCCCAGCAGGCCGCCGCCTCAGCTCACGGAGTTCAGGCTCGTGACCCAGGTGGCCGACATATCGGCGGAGAGCATCGCTCGCATCAAGGACGAGTTCAAGCAGGCTGCCGCGACATCGAGGGGAGAGGTTTGCTCCACCTTTGACGCGGTAATGGCCATAGTGTTCAAGTGCCGCGCGCTGGCGCTGGCATCAGCGCTCCCTGACGACGCCGCTGTCCGGATCGCCTTCGCCGCCGGCACGCGACACCTGCTCCGTGGTGTGCTGCCGGCGGTGGACGGCTACTACGGCAACTGTGCGTACCTGGCGTGCGTCACTATGGCAGGCAAGGCCGTCCGCAAG GCGTCGCTGGCGGAGGGCGTCGGCGCGGTACGTAAGGCGAAGGAGGCTGTCCCAGCGCAGTTTGCCGGCTGGATGCGCGGCGTCGATCACTACGACGTGCCGCTGGACTACAGCACGGTGACGGTGTCAGACTGGAGCGA CCGCGTCGGCTTCCACGAGGTGGACCACGGCTTCGGCGCTCCCGGGTACGTGTTCCCGCTCAACGACCACGTCAACTTCGTCGCGTCGCTCAATTACGTCAGGCCGCCGGCGCCAAAGCGTGGGGGCATCCGGGTGGTGCTCTGCTGCGTCGAGGAGCCTCACGCCGCTGCCTTCGCTGTCGAGCTCGCCAAGTTCGCCTAG